The stretch of DNA GTCTCTTCTCAGAGTTTTATTGACAGTTGCTTGTAGAAGATGGTAGAAGTTGTTTGCTTTAAACATCAGTAATGGTTACATTTTGCAAAGGATACAGTAAATGGACGCCTGTGTAAATGAGTCATTATTTTTGCATTGCTAGATTTTGAGTGACTGGTAGACATTAGATCAATAACAATGGCTACCCTGTGGTAGAGGTTACCATATGAGTATCCAGGAAGTAGGATCATATAGTCTTTAGGGCCAGTACAGATTTCAGACTTCAGGCACATGAGCTGTATGATGTATGGATAGATGAATGGGGAAAGAAAACCTGTCTAAAGGACTGGACTctataaaatgttgtttttgtctAATGCAAATCACCAGCATGGTTTACTGTCAAGCAATGAAAGGACTTCATGTggattacatatttatgagtaATCGTCAGTATGTGAGACATGTTCAGTGGTGGTGCTTGttgcattattttttccttttcctatttTTCAGCCTGCAGATGCATACATATTAATGAGGAAAGAGACAATACAGACCACAGTTTATTTCTTACTAGGCATTCATCCATTACCAAAATGTTCATATTGACACCAGCTTTatcaaaaataactttatataGTGGCTGTGAAATTTACCAAAGAGAGGGGATAAATGACACCAATTTCCTGTAttgaatatttttcaaatgtcaaaAGCAGGAAACCTCAGAATTGCATTCTTTCAACTTTTAGGAGTTTAATTTCCTTGAAAAAGACattcaaatgtggaaaacaatgaCTGACGATGTGTAATCCGACTCAAACTCAGCTCTGCTGTTAATACACTGATGACAGTACCACAACCTCGTGATATGCAAAAGGTTACTTATATAGACTCAGAGCCCGGAAGATGGTCCTCAGGTGCACGAGCatgataacagacagacagacagacagacagacagacagacagacagacagacagacagatagatagatagatagatagatagatagatagatagatagatagatagatagatagatagatagatagatagagcagaTAGAGcagcactatatatagatagatagatagatagatagatagatagatagatagatagatagatagatagatagatagatagatagatagatagatatgaaagacactatataatagatagatagatagatagatagatagatagatagaacagcactatataatagatagatagatacagatactatataatagatagatagatagatagatatatagatagatagatatataacagatagatagatagatagatagatagatagatagatagatagatagatagatagatagatagatcaggggTATAACCAGCCTCCGATATCAGGTGGGTCTTTTTCACAAAAcagttaactttttaaaaatgtatttatcattttGCTCATTTTTGGTATATGTTATATACAAGTACTTCCTCAGCCTAAGGGTTCTTTGTGAAAAGGTTAAAAGAAACAAAGATACAAGACAGACCTGTTGAAACAATGCCATTTATTATTCAGAGCATCGTTTTGTCTCTCATTCTAATTCCTAGAACAGAATCACATTAGTGTTAATTCAAAGCAAAATGAAGCcagtatttttctttataaacgaactacataaataaataaatcttgtgAAATAACTGTCAAATAGAACACAATATCTGATTATACTTCATACTAATACTAGTTATCAGGAAATGCgacatcagtgttttattcagtttGTAATTTTGCATTTGACTTTTacaggttttatttaaaaatagccTTATTTTTATGGCTGGTTTTTACTTCACAGTTGGACTTTTCCAgacagcacatttaaaaaaaagcttatCTAATTCAAAAGGTCTCTTTTAAGATGGTTTTGTTGCCTATCAATCAATCTTTTACAAAAACATTATTGAAgcctttcaaaatgtaatgactCATTTATACACACcgaccagccactttattaggtacagctTGCTATTATCGGGTTGGACtcctttttgccttcagaactgctctaattcttcatggcattgattcaacaagttgctggaaacattcctcagggattgtggtccatattgacatgatagcatcacgcagttgctgtaGATTTGTCgtctgcacatccatgatgcgaatctcctgttccaccacaacCCCAAAGTGCGcgactggattgagatctggtgatggtgatggtggaggccatttgagtacagtgagctCATTCTCATGTTCAAGAAACTATTTCAGATGATTTCAGCTTTGTGACATGACACTTTATTCTgatggaagtagccatcagaagatgggtacactgttgttaataaagggatggacatggtcagcaacaacactcaggtaggctgtggcatttaaatgtgatgctcagttggtactaaggggctcaaagtgtgccagaaaatatcccccacaccattacaccaccaccaccagcctgaaccgttgaaaaaaggcaggatggatccatgctttcatgtttttgatgCCAAATTCTAACCCTAACATCCAAATATTGTTTtcccaatcttctattgtccagtttTTGTAAGCTTGTGCTAATTGTAGCCTGAATTTCGTGTTGTTAACTGACAAGAGTGGCACCcactgctgtagcccatctgcttcaaagtTCTAGGTGTTGtgtattcagagatgctcttctgcacacctcagttgtaacgagtggctatctgagttactgttgcctttctatcatctCAAACAGGtcaggccattctcctctgacctctggtatcaacaagaaatactcagagcagcccgtctggtaccaacaaccatgccaccattcaaagtcacttcaatcacctttcttccccattctgatgctcaggttgaacttcagcaggtcgtcttgacaaatATCTACAGGCCAAAATCCATTGAGTTGCTGTATCAAGCTCATGTTAACTAGCTAAATATTAGCAGAAGTTAGATAATGGATTTCCTCGACTTTTTGGAGTCCAGTGGAGCCAGCTAATtagataaaatgttaactatTGTAATGATGTATTGTATAACACAGAAAGGTCAAAGTTGAAAGCCCCACCTTGTGTTCTGGGCTTTCAGAATAGCCGTTCTGTTCTTGaacaatcattttcttttttttcactcttttcgCCCCATTCTGAAAACCTACTGCTGGCTCCAAAGGCACCATCATGGGTAAAGCAGGTGATTCACGCTGGGTATGCATTTTTTGGTATGTATCTGTAGCAGTTGTCATTGACCAGCAGTAAGACAGGAACTCAAGCAAAATGTTGGGGAGCCAACCGGGCCACCTTGTTTACTCATAATGCTCAAATAACAGGCACTTGATGGTTCAGGGACTAACAAAAATATAAGCAGCCATTGTCTAAAGTAAGGATGCTACCGTATGTATGGTGGTGATGCTGGGGGGCTGGAGCTCTGTCTTGCGGGTTGCTCATTCCTAAATGAGATGCCTCATTCCAGGAGCGTCCTGCTTTTAAAGTCCATGGGCTGGAGGGGGCAGGATCTGTTGCCCTCACTGGCCATTTCTCAgcgctgtcacagtcccagtcccAATCAGGTGCTgtgcaggcgtattgctgttggtataaagcagCCCTCGCTGTGTCTTTTGACACacgtctgctgaatgattcattggctgaaagtccacaGTGTTGTTCTTtcagagagatgatgtgcagcaaTGTTCATAATTCCACTCATGTTTGTTTTAAGTCTCTCCTTCACTACAACCTCCAGGGCAGAACAGTGGTAGTGCCGCTGCCTCGaactaaggagacctgggttcacatcctgggtcctccctgaatggactttccatgttctcctcgtatgtgtgtgtgggtttattccaggtgctccagtttcccgtccagtctgaagacatgcaggttaggtgaaatggTGATGCTAATTTGGTTGgggtgtgtgtttaccctgtccagggtttgttcctgccctatgatagctgggataggctccagcacctccCATAACCCTGTTCAGggctaagtgggttagaaaatgaccgacTACTACCACCAGGGGGTCCAGATTGTGcctcataactgagcctgccctttttaaTTAGCGTGTTGATTCggtaggcctctcttgaagtaaagttaccagcccagaacaCCACAATGTAGCAGGCTGTACTGGCCATCATAGACCTGTAGAATGTACCTGCCTTTGCCCTGCTATACTTACCCTCtcacctctgtctctctctgattGGCCATCATCCTCCGCCTCGGTATCTCTCACTTCTGCCTCCTGCTGTAAGCTTAAGATTTATTGGCAGCCATCAGCCATTTGAAGCCCACTTGCAAGTCACCTAGCAGTAAGGTAACTCACTAGCTCTGCTCCTTCTGCATAGCTCCCAGAGACTGAATTGAATTCTGACTTCCTTGCCTTTTCTCTGGGTGTTGATGAGATTGTCACGCAGGTTTGATCATGTTTGAGTCCTAATTCTTCTCCTTTTCCTGaaactttgactttttttctatattacttcTTTACATTTGAATCACACATAGTATATTATATGGCTTTGTAATTCTCCTTGAATAAACGTGTCTTCTAaattataataatagtgataaaGCTAATAAAGCTAATAATGTGGTGTCCcacagatgtgcaggttaggttgattggatGCTCTAAATTGACCCTGCATGGCAGTATCTATGAGTTTGCCTTGCAATGAACTTGGGAGTCTtgacttgcacctgatgctgctgggagagACTCTGGCTCCCTGTAACCGTGaagggaagtaaaaaaaaaaaatcagactatgGACGAATAGATGAGCAAGAATTTAATCTTGGAGTCCTTCACCCACTTGCTATTACTCAAGACTCAACCCAAGATACCCCCAGGACTTTCTTCTAAAAATGACCAGTGTACTCGAAGATGCTGGAAACAAGTACAGTACCTTGGAAAAGATGGACTCACGGGTATTTACCATCACTTCAAGATAATCAAAAATGGCTTTCACCAAGAAGGAACTTTGAACCACCTTGTAACTCCTGGGTAATGAGACGAGTCATCAAGGTCCAGAggagcagtcagaagagtttgtgtgcagaccaaaaccagcacactagacagacctgtgaataaactgtgcctgacTTCAACAAACATGATTAATCTTACATTTTGCATGCTTAATAGTATTTGTGTTTCTACATttaagcttaactttaaattgaaCTTAAAATTTAAGAGTATatacaaatattcttgaatagtTAAGGCTCTTCCTAAGTAACGTTGTAGTAACTGATTTCTGACtttagcataaacaattaggggccggatttgtaagagccatttgctagttatttaggtTATGCCAAGCGGGTAGAAGTGTTTGCTTACGTATGTTAAATGCTTGCCAacatattagtgcatagtctatgggaggttcttataacccacacaatttgaattgaattggtacactctaactatttcttgtctctctgactacagattagtctcggttagtgacctgccttgccgtgtATAAGTTATGGAGGGCACACGTTTTGAAACTGGGTCTCAACATGCCCAATAGAATGTAATGCAACGAGCTCTATTGAACGTGCAGTGCCGTACGTTTAGAGTGTACTGAAAgcgaagtaaagcatctttaagtatagaaacaactgaagtttgacaagaaaaggctACGTTTAGAGAAGGGAGTAGCTGCCAGGCCCCTATAAATAACAAACTACTAgaacagtgaaaggcaacctttttcgagttgcggcgcactaagttcaaaaattttctttcgcggcacacctgagggactgcccataaataaagtcgtgacgagaATAAACTATGTATGAATTTTTCTAGATAAAGTTTAATCAAAATTACCGTAAATAAAAAGCGAGTGATAATCGTTGAGAATTAAATTACAAGGAAGTTTTGAATACTTGcgtcacaacaaaatgtttttcaccacaaaGAACAGGAAAAGGTCACTGAGTTTACAAAGTTTACTGTGTTGATCAGCGGTGTCAGAGCGAAAATAAGGTTAATTTTTCAATAGTAATACTCAGACGATTAAGGGGTGAGAGCTGCAGCTACAGCGATACTCTCTCGTCGGCAAGAGCCGAAATGTAGCGTTCGTATTTTCTCGTTCTATATTTGCTCCGCCTTCTTCTATCCGTACAGTGAGCGAGATCTTCTAACAACGAGACTTTTAAGTCTCAcgagatgtgtttttgacaccgctggtgttgatattatgatgaatggtgaacagcgaaaattttaacttgcattcaaaataaatacattcgtttattcaacaatctgattaaccgttatcagtttttccaacataaaatatattttttaaacattatctttttaatcacccaaaagttcaaaaacactagcaattttaaatattttacaaaagttttcgcggcgcaccggttgcccgacaatgtctAGAACATAGCCATCTCTGGTGTCCTGTTATTCTCAATAGACCAAAGATGTGTCTTGAGCTGAAGGCTTTTAAAAGACCcccttgtttgttttgttggcCTAGTCTCTGCTAAACTAACTACCAGTACCCATTAGGATCCCTACATCAGGGTGCTGATTAGACCATTGAGGACCACCATTacttaccgttttttttttttaacagcttaTTTCCACTCTTCATCTTGAACctcacctgcggtgggctggcgccctgcccggggtttgtttcctgccttgcaccctgtgttgactgggattggctccagcagaccccccgtgaccctgtagttaggatatagcgggttggataatggatggatggatcttgaaCCTCACATTCACATTTTCAGCAATGTCTCTAAGGTGTGCTGAATGTGACGGGACCTCATGGACAAAAGAGCTGTTGTGTTCAAATTCAACTCTGAACAATGAAAAATTCTTACACTTTTCTCTTTAGAAAATTgtagtaatttgtttttaatgaattgtatttggtaaaattacaaaaaaaaaaaaaaaacactggagagattccTGGGAACCATgaatcataatttatttttaaaacagatgttgAGTTCTGAATGGCACAAAACTGTGGACAATTACtgcaaaaggtgaaaaaaaataaatcagacatATATCCAGAAAACCACCAGAGAGGCATACACAAATGGggcaaaataaaagtattttagaaaaatgtgtcAATTAATCCAAAAAGCCAACTGATCTGACTGTCTTAAGCATTGCAAAATACAATTCTGAGCAGCAAAAGCAAAGAATCTAATAAACTCTGTAGGAAATCCACAACTATTATTTGTGCTCTCTAGATGTATTGAACCCGAGGCCATGAGCTTGCCTTCAGATGTTCATTCTAACAATGCGTATTATTTACACTCATGCCTGTTCATGTGCAATTTTTGGAAAATAATCCCATTTTTTCCACATGACTTTGCACTCGCTCTGCCAGTATAAACcacatttctttagttttcaaaaaatgtggAGGCCTACATGACGGAAGCAAATGAGCTGTGTGTTTAATTTCTATACACTTTATTCCTTATATTAAAAGCACCGTATGCATTGtattatgaaaaaatacaaaatggcacaTTTTTTTGTCTATTAACCATGTGCTTCACCTTATAACACCCAGTATTTTAGTGTCCAGCTGGCATGGAAAAGCATGGAAGATGAGAATCAGAGGCACGGCGCTTTGAACCACAGAATAACTCAGGACGCGTTTGACACAATTCAACAGTTCAGCATTTTATCACAAATCAACCAATAAACTGCATGACAACTGAGACTGAAGAGCAGAATCCTCAAGTGAACATCAATCCATTTTTTTGTCAGTTAAAATAAGCTCATTTTTCACTTTATAAAAAATGGTTGTTTCTATAGGTTTTCGGATAGATTGAATACATGGGTGTTGCCCCATCATCAATCcgatgatgtacagtatatataccacTGTACAGTATTTGTCATATGTGCAGTTCATCTCACTGGCCCATTGGCACCTGTGTCTAAAAATCAATATTTGTATTCAGACTGAACATCTTACAAGCAAACACTGTCAGGACATTTTAGATTCATTCCACAGTAAATCAAATGAATGGCAAATAGCATAAAGGTACAAAGCAGGCACATTTCATTTCAGCTGTACGCAGTCCATCTCTCCGTCGCGGGCACTGAAGCAGTCTGAGGGTCAAATTCTTCAGTTCTGTTTGAAGAATATGTCGATTTCCACCTCAGCAGgacaatttttttgaaatatttgattGTATGATttttaacacttacaaagcacaaGGTGTTGATCATGCTGTTGCTCATTGCTATGCATTCGATAATGTAGTAGGCAATCAGATAATTTCTGTCTCTTAAGATGACTGCAGGATAGAAGTCACGCAGGATACCATAACCGTAGTAAGGTGCCCAGCACAGTATATACGCCGTCAAAATGCCAATAAGGACCATGACTGTTTTCCTTCTGCAGCGGAGCCTTTTTTTGATCTGCTTTGTCTGAAATCCGGGAACACTTTTGAACCAGAGCTCCATAGAGATTCGAGTGTAGCACAACGCCATCACCAAAACAGGCGCCACAAACTCAATCCCAAAGATGACCAGGAAGTAGGACCGGTAATAGAGCTTCTGATCAAATGGCCAGATTTGGCCACAAAAGATTTTACTGTTGCTCCTGCTATGAGGGATGCTCATCTCGGTCGAGAAATAGGCGGAGGGCACGGCAATGAGAATGGGAATGATCCAGACCCCCGTGATAAGACAATAGGCAGTTTGGTATTTCATACGAGGCCTCAGGGGGTGTACGATAGCCAGATATCTAAAAGAACAATTGCATCACTGAGCATGAAATGCAAAACAGGGAGTTAACTTAAAGCACAGGCAAAGACAACAAATTGAAAAACGACAAACTACGTGGAAATTGAGCACTGCtctacaaaaaaaatacattcttctATAATGGAATCACAAAACTGGGAAGTAAACATTGAATGTAAAACTTTAATCTTTCctttaaaccaggggtgcccagcTCCTATCCTGGAGGGCCGCCATGGCGGCGGGTGTTCATTCTAACCATATTCTTAGTTAGTGTTCAGTTTTTGCTGATAATGAATGTGATTTCATTGATTCGGTATTGAAGACTCAGATCCTTTAGGTGGGGAGCAACACCTACAGGCTACAGGTTACTGTTTTAACCCAATCACTTCATGAGAAGgtatttgttgttgttattgctcaagtgcttcattttagtggtctcgcttgtcaAGATTTCAAAcactttaattgcttatttcagtcttaatggctccttattagcaataagaagcaaatggcaaaggagccagcagttctctgtttacacctgtgtggattcagtGTGCACAAATTGGTGTATTAAAGtatttattaaagtttattaAGAGCTGGAAACTATTCATTtgttagaaaggaaaaaaaaaaag from Polypterus senegalus isolate Bchr_013 chromosome 16, ASM1683550v1, whole genome shotgun sequence encodes:
- the LOC120516920 gene encoding LOW QUALITY PROTEIN: prokineticin receptor 1-like (The sequence of the model RefSeq protein was modified relative to this genomic sequence to represent the inferred CDS: inserted 1 base in 1 codon) — protein: MGDYNCSNFAALYAMPEEFLAKSIPYPYSSNCDVSYDVAEDDILDITQGKSFFAATIVIGVVLICIMLVCGIGNILFIVALARYKKLRNLTNLLIANLAISDFIVSIVCCPFLVDYYVVKQLSWHHGLVLCASVNYLRTVSLYVSTNALLAIAVDRYLAIVHPLRPRMKYQTAYCLITGVWIIPILIAVPSAYFSTEMSIPHSRSNSKIFCGQIWPFDQKLYYRSYFLVIFGIEFVAPVLVMALCYTRISMELWFKSVPGFQTKQIKKRLRCRRKTVMVLIGILTAYILCWAPYYGYGILRDFYPAVILRDRNYLIAYYIIECIAMSNSMINTLCFVSVKNHTIKYFKKIVLLRWKSTYSSNRTEEFDPQTASVPATXEMDCVQLK